Proteins encoded by one window of Armatimonadota bacterium:
- a CDS encoding PstS family phosphate ABC transporter substrate-binding protein translates to MMKVNKMMMVAAGFAALTIPAVAGVTLKGSDTILPLAQALAEQYQASHKNADVSVTGGGSGVGITALVNGNTDIADASRPIQPKEYDQAKAKGFIPKATRVAKDGICVITNKSTGVNELTMKQIGGIYSGRISNWKEVGGPNLRIVVVGRDSSSGTYGFFKDTLFPGQPYRSDMLAMPSNNAIAQVVSRDAGAIGYIGLAYYEKWSGKVKAVAVKEGAKAILPSTGTVSDGSYPLFRYLFMVTRGSASGEVADFLKFAQSSEGQKIVSKVGYVPLR, encoded by the coding sequence ATGATGAAAGTCAACAAGATGATGATGGTCGCGGCAGGGTTTGCCGCCCTGACAATACCCGCGGTCGCCGGCGTCACGTTGAAGGGATCCGACACGATTCTGCCGCTGGCCCAGGCGCTGGCTGAACAATACCAGGCCAGTCACAAGAACGCCGATGTTTCGGTTACAGGCGGCGGGTCCGGGGTCGGAATCACCGCGCTGGTCAACGGCAACACCGACATCGCGGACGCCTCGCGGCCGATCCAACCGAAGGAGTATGACCAGGCGAAGGCCAAAGGATTCATCCCGAAGGCGACCCGGGTCGCCAAGGATGGCATCTGCGTCATCACCAATAAGAGCACCGGCGTCAACGAGCTGACCATGAAGCAGATCGGCGGGATTTACTCCGGCCGCATCAGCAACTGGAAGGAAGTCGGCGGACCCAATCTGCGAATCGTCGTTGTCGGCCGCGACTCCTCTTCGGGCACCTATGGCTTCTTCAAGGACACCCTGTTCCCCGGCCAGCCGTACCGGAGCGATATGCTGGCTATGCCGAGCAACAACGCGATCGCCCAGGTCGTCTCCCGCGATGCCGGAGCGATCGGATACATCGGCCTCGCCTACTACGAGAAATGGTCCGGCAAGGTGAAGGCGGTTGCCGTAAAGGAAGGCGCCAAGGCGATCCTGCCCAGCACCGGCACCGTATCCGACGGCTCCTATCCGCTGTTCCGCTACCTGTTCATGGTGACGCGCGGCAGCGCATCGGGCGAAGTAGCCGATTTTCTGAAGTTCGCGCAGAGTTCCGAAGGCCAGAAGATCGTCTCCAAAGTCGGATACGTTCCGCTGAGATAA
- a CDS encoding PAS domain-containing protein, whose protein sequence is MDQSDSQKTEVSAASEGPFSRFFADSPSPMFVYDQESLRFVSVNEATVRLYGYTRDELLGMTIADIRPPEDVPAMLKVVSSTDPRTIRQGEWRHRRKDGSVLDVEITSHSIVHAGRPARFVVVQDVTERTRAEEGVRILFDQIRKERQRLDNLLERVPAIVWEFWNEPDESRQRINYVSAFAEGLLGYPPAVWLDPDGFWVTLVHPDDRERAQREAWDSYNSGNGGVSQFRCIASDGRVVWIEATSVVIYDEDGSKAGVRGVNIDITARKLAEQALRESEERYSLVERATNDIIWDWDLLTGKLHHSNAVTTVLGYPPGSASLDGRWWFEGTHPDDREQIVEQVWQTVNGGGSYWSGEYRFRRGDGTWASILDRSYIMRDSQGRAIRMIGSMVDMSERTRAEQALRFLVEASETLATSLDYSTTLDNLTRIAVPFLADCCTIHTVDDADAIHITSFAHIDPDKERALKELARSAVTPPHVPHPVRAVLESGVPLIRPQITDADVAAAEANDSLRDAWHIVNPLSAISVPLRARGRVFGVISFMASESERIFTESDRELATELARRASVAVDNARLYQKVQLADTAKNEFLAMLGHELRNPLAAISNAGELIRLHGNADPSLQRTLEVVERQTHHMARLVDDLLDVSRITQGKIELRRENIDIRPIVSQAVQTAQPLINARRHVIDVRMPELPLYVWADPVRMAQVLSNLLSNAAKYTEPGGRIAVTVDGEGPECIVRVQDTGVGISADMLENVFDLFAQGDRALDRDQRGLGIGLTVAKNLVQLHGGSVTARSEGIGKGAEFVIRLPVQGSPPADQPQPAKPGRSTGSARRRILLVEDNLDVARTLAEILELWGYEVQLAHDGQAALALARTSDADVVLMDIGLQGIDGYEVARSLRENHLLPKATLVALTGYGQEDDQRRSREAGFRHHLVKPVDFNALEKLLAAIGVRD, encoded by the coding sequence ATGGATCAATCCGATTCCCAAAAAACCGAAGTCTCCGCTGCCTCCGAAGGGCCGTTCTCCCGTTTCTTCGCCGACAGCCCGTCGCCGATGTTCGTCTACGACCAGGAATCGCTCCGGTTTGTGTCGGTGAACGAAGCGACGGTCCGGCTGTATGGCTACACGCGCGATGAGCTCCTGGGCATGACCATCGCTGATATCCGCCCCCCCGAAGACGTTCCCGCCATGCTCAAGGTCGTCTCATCGACCGATCCCAGAACGATCCGGCAGGGCGAGTGGCGCCATCGCCGCAAGGACGGTAGTGTCCTCGATGTCGAGATTACGTCGCACAGTATCGTCCATGCCGGCCGCCCCGCCCGGTTTGTGGTCGTGCAAGATGTAACCGAACGGACTCGCGCCGAAGAAGGCGTCCGCATCCTGTTTGACCAGATTCGAAAAGAGCGGCAAAGGCTCGACAACCTCCTGGAGCGGGTGCCGGCGATCGTGTGGGAATTCTGGAACGAGCCCGACGAATCTCGGCAGCGGATCAACTATGTCAGCGCCTTCGCGGAAGGCTTGCTGGGCTACCCGCCGGCCGTATGGCTGGATCCGGACGGTTTCTGGGTGACCCTGGTTCACCCTGACGACCGCGAGCGAGCGCAGCGTGAAGCCTGGGATTCGTATAACTCGGGGAATGGGGGTGTCAGCCAGTTCCGCTGCATCGCCAGCGATGGCCGCGTTGTGTGGATCGAGGCGACATCCGTCGTCATCTACGATGAAGATGGCTCCAAAGCGGGCGTCCGCGGAGTCAATATCGACATCACTGCGCGCAAGTTGGCGGAGCAGGCGCTTCGAGAGAGCGAAGAGCGTTATAGCCTCGTGGAGCGCGCGACCAATGATATTATCTGGGACTGGGATTTGCTCACGGGGAAGCTGCATCACAGCAACGCCGTTACAACCGTCCTCGGGTATCCTCCCGGCAGCGCGAGTCTCGATGGCCGGTGGTGGTTCGAAGGGACGCATCCGGACGACCGTGAGCAGATTGTAGAGCAGGTCTGGCAGACCGTAAACGGCGGCGGGTCGTACTGGTCCGGCGAATACCGATTTCGGAGGGGGGACGGTACGTGGGCGAGCATCCTCGACCGCAGCTATATCATGCGGGACTCGCAGGGCCGCGCCATCCGGATGATCGGCTCGATGGTGGACATGTCCGAGCGCACGAGGGCCGAACAGGCGTTGCGATTCCTTGTCGAAGCCAGCGAAACGCTCGCGACGTCGCTGGACTACTCGACGACACTGGATAACCTGACCCGCATCGCTGTCCCGTTCCTTGCGGACTGCTGCACTATTCACACGGTGGATGACGCGGACGCCATCCACATCACCTCGTTTGCCCATATCGATCCGGATAAAGAGCGGGCGCTGAAGGAACTGGCGCGAAGTGCCGTGACCCCTCCTCACGTTCCGCACCCCGTCCGGGCGGTGCTCGAATCCGGCGTCCCACTCATTCGCCCGCAGATTACGGATGCGGATGTCGCCGCCGCTGAAGCCAACGACAGTCTTCGAGACGCCTGGCACATCGTCAACCCGCTGTCGGCGATTTCCGTGCCGCTGCGAGCCCGCGGCCGGGTCTTTGGCGTCATCTCCTTCATGGCGTCGGAGTCGGAGCGCATCTTCACGGAATCGGATCGAGAACTGGCCACCGAGCTCGCGAGACGGGCGTCCGTTGCGGTTGACAACGCACGGCTGTACCAGAAAGTTCAGCTCGCGGACACAGCGAAGAATGAGTTTCTCGCGATGCTGGGCCACGAGCTTCGGAACCCCTTGGCGGCCATCTCGAACGCGGGAGAATTGATCCGCTTGCATGGCAACGCGGATCCGTCGCTTCAGCGGACGCTGGAGGTCGTCGAGCGGCAGACGCACCATATGGCCCGACTCGTTGACGACCTCCTTGATGTTTCCCGTATCACTCAGGGCAAGATCGAACTGCGACGCGAAAACATCGATATTCGCCCGATCGTGAGCCAGGCGGTCCAGACCGCCCAGCCTCTGATCAATGCGCGCCGCCACGTGATCGACGTGCGCATGCCGGAACTGCCGTTGTATGTCTGGGCGGACCCGGTGCGGATGGCGCAGGTTTTGTCCAATCTCCTTTCCAATGCGGCCAAGTACACGGAACCCGGAGGGCGAATCGCGGTGACGGTAGACGGGGAAGGGCCGGAGTGCATCGTGCGCGTTCAGGACACAGGCGTGGGTATTTCGGCGGACATGCTGGAGAACGTCTTCGACCTGTTCGCGCAGGGGGACAGGGCGCTGGATCGGGACCAGCGCGGTCTCGGCATCGGACTGACCGTCGCGAAGAACCTCGTACAGTTGCACGGTGGCTCGGTTACGGCGCGGAGCGAAGGTATCGGCAAAGGTGCGGAGTTTGTCATCCGGCTTCCCGTGCAGGGCTCGCCTCCGGCGGATCAACCGCAGCCCGCCAAACCAGGGCGCTCCACGGGGTCAGCCAGGCGCCGCATCCTGCTCGTAGAGGACAACCTTGACGTTGCCCGCACACTCGCGGAGATCCTGGAGCTGTGGGGTTATGAGGTCCAGTTGGCACACGACGGGCAGGCAGCGTTGGCCCTCGCTCGGACATCGGACGCGGACGTCGTGCTGATGGACATCGGGCTGCAGGGAATAGATGGTTACGAGGTCGCGAGGAGCCTCCGCGAGAACCATCTGCTGCCAAAAGCCACACTGGTGGCGCTAACGGGATACGGCCAGGAGGACGACCAGCGAAGATCGCGCGAAGCCGGCTTCCGGCACCACCTCGTCAAACCGGTGGACTTCAATGCCCTGGAGAAACTGCTCGCCGCGATCGGGGTGAGGGATTGA